One genomic region from Nonomuraea helvata encodes:
- a CDS encoding AfsR/SARP family transcriptional regulator, with protein sequence MGLRIKLLGPWELTAGGDVLPLTGSRRIGLLTRLALSAGRVVTTDQLLTDVWGESRAATAPKQLHIVVSKLREFLAPRALDQVIVTAPGGYCLDVPPDHVDAHLFMRLVREARAGRAMGEIVTADRSFRQALALWRGEALAGMSAEWARIEATRLAEERLTALEDHVDLRMAAGDHHAVIPDLTVHIEAHPLRERPHAQLMLALYRAGRSSEALAVYQDTRRVMIQELGIEPGAELRRLHQAILARDPVLDLTAPAQDATLADAVAPAELPADTPAFTARDVELAWLDKALTGPGAGKPAIVAIGGPGGIGKSALAVHLAHAVADRYTDGVLHIDLHGTTDGLRPLSPLEALGRLLRSLGLDGSAVPAAADEAAARYRSLTSARNVLIILDNALDTRQVRPLIPAGPGCAVVITSRQVLTSLDGASHLNLPGLNPSDSTTLLARIAGPGRVHAEPEAAGQIIRLCGGLPLALRIAAARLAARPDWTLSYLADRLADATRRLDTLEYADLAVRAGIAVSLHHLKEEPAGQDAVHLFALLGLLDTPTHTPAATAALADRPERTVEAALDRLLDARLLESAGPGRYRMHDLVRLYAHEQADDIVQENDRVAATRRALHHYLATARTASLLLNPTSVIVRNLHADQPGLRLDTPRKAIDWIDLERDNLIAVARQATTRTDDPGTVEGLAASLNGPFNHRGWLADLAEIHDQALQVTVRTGDWAGQARGHNQLGCIHKNQGRFEPAVEQFKRALVCWDRAGLPLRKAGTLHNLGTTYGKLGRFDDALATMDEAIATARASGQRDYQASILNGRAGVLIRMGRLDDAIDAGRSSLDIWVEFDDPCNEGAATDTLADACRRAGRLVEAEAGYRRAVYLHHKAGHRAVEAVSLWGLGDTLHDLGRHDEAQKCWHQSARILCDVHLITEEELGVLLAQDLPQPPEPVKHF encoded by the coding sequence ATGGGACTGCGGATCAAGCTCTTGGGTCCGTGGGAGCTGACGGCGGGCGGCGACGTGCTACCGCTGACCGGCAGCCGGCGGATCGGCCTGCTGACCCGGCTGGCATTGAGCGCCGGCCGGGTGGTCACCACTGACCAGCTCCTCACCGATGTGTGGGGAGAGAGCCGGGCGGCGACGGCGCCGAAGCAGCTCCACATCGTGGTGTCGAAGCTTCGCGAGTTCCTTGCGCCCCGGGCGCTCGACCAGGTCATCGTGACCGCGCCAGGTGGATACTGCCTGGACGTGCCACCTGACCACGTCGATGCTCACCTGTTCATGCGGCTGGTGCGCGAAGCGCGTGCCGGCCGGGCCATGGGAGAGATCGTTACCGCGGACAGGTCGTTCCGGCAGGCTCTGGCCCTGTGGCGGGGAGAGGCCCTGGCGGGCATGTCGGCGGAGTGGGCCCGGATCGAGGCCACCCGCCTGGCGGAGGAACGTCTCACCGCTCTGGAAGATCACGTGGATCTGCGGATGGCGGCGGGCGATCACCACGCGGTGATACCGGATCTGACCGTCCACATCGAGGCGCACCCGCTGCGGGAAAGGCCGCATGCGCAGCTGATGCTGGCGCTGTATCGCGCTGGACGGTCATCGGAAGCGCTCGCGGTCTACCAGGACACTCGCCGCGTCATGATCCAGGAGCTCGGCATCGAGCCGGGTGCCGAGCTGCGCCGGCTCCATCAGGCGATCCTCGCTCGCGATCCCGTCCTCGATCTGACCGCTCCGGCACAGGATGCCACGCTCGCCGACGCCGTCGCCCCGGCCGAACTGCCCGCCGACACCCCCGCCTTCACCGCCCGCGATGTCGAGCTCGCCTGGCTCGACAAGGCGCTCACCGGCCCGGGGGCCGGCAAGCCGGCGATCGTCGCCATCGGCGGTCCCGGCGGGATCGGCAAATCCGCGCTGGCCGTACACCTGGCGCACGCCGTCGCCGACCGCTACACCGACGGCGTTCTCCACATCGACCTGCACGGCACCACCGACGGCCTGCGGCCTCTGTCGCCGCTCGAGGCGCTCGGCCGGCTTTTACGCTCGCTCGGCCTGGACGGCTCCGCCGTGCCGGCCGCGGCCGACGAGGCCGCGGCCCGCTACCGATCCCTCACCTCGGCGCGCAACGTGCTGATCATCCTCGACAACGCCCTCGACACCCGCCAGGTCCGCCCACTCATTCCCGCCGGGCCGGGGTGCGCAGTCGTCATCACCAGCCGGCAGGTCCTCACCTCGCTCGACGGGGCGAGCCACCTGAACCTGCCCGGGCTCAATCCGTCCGACTCCACCACGCTGCTGGCCCGGATCGCCGGCCCCGGCCGGGTCCACGCCGAGCCGGAGGCCGCCGGGCAGATCATCCGGCTCTGCGGGGGCCTGCCCCTCGCCCTTCGCATCGCGGCGGCACGTCTGGCCGCCCGCCCCGACTGGACGCTGTCCTACCTCGCCGACCGGCTCGCCGACGCCACCCGCCGCCTGGACACGCTGGAATACGCCGACCTGGCCGTCCGCGCCGGCATCGCCGTCAGCCTCCACCACCTCAAGGAGGAGCCCGCCGGCCAGGACGCCGTCCACCTGTTCGCCCTGCTCGGCCTCCTCGACACGCCCACCCACACCCCAGCAGCCACCGCAGCCCTCGCTGACCGGCCCGAGCGCACGGTGGAGGCCGCGCTGGACCGCCTCCTGGATGCCCGGCTGCTCGAATCGGCCGGGCCGGGCCGCTACCGGATGCACGACCTCGTCCGCCTCTACGCCCACGAACAAGCCGACGACATCGTCCAGGAGAACGACCGGGTGGCCGCCACCCGCCGAGCGTTGCACCACTACCTCGCCACAGCCAGAACGGCCAGCCTTCTGCTCAACCCCACCTCCGTCATCGTCAGAAACCTTCACGCCGACCAGCCGGGCCTTCGCCTGGACACACCGCGGAAGGCGATCGACTGGATCGACTTGGAGCGCGACAACCTCATCGCCGTCGCCCGGCAGGCCACCACCCGCACCGACGATCCCGGCACGGTTGAAGGCCTCGCGGCCAGTCTCAACGGACCCTTCAACCACAGAGGCTGGCTCGCTGATCTGGCCGAGATCCATGACCAGGCCCTGCAGGTGACCGTCCGCACTGGTGACTGGGCGGGCCAAGCCCGCGGGCACAACCAGTTGGGCTGCATCCACAAGAATCAAGGTCGCTTCGAGCCTGCGGTCGAGCAGTTCAAGCGTGCCCTCGTGTGCTGGGATCGAGCAGGTCTGCCCCTGCGCAAGGCGGGCACCCTCCACAATCTCGGCACGACCTACGGCAAGCTGGGGCGCTTCGATGACGCGCTTGCCACCATGGACGAGGCGATAGCGACAGCTCGAGCGAGCGGTCAGCGCGACTACCAGGCGTCCATACTCAACGGCCGGGCCGGGGTGCTGATCAGAATGGGCCGGCTGGACGACGCAATCGACGCGGGCCGAAGCAGCCTGGACATCTGGGTGGAGTTCGACGATCCCTGCAACGAGGGAGCGGCGACCGACACGCTGGCCGATGCCTGCCGACGCGCCGGCAGGCTCGTTGAGGCCGAGGCCGGATACCGGCGGGCGGTCTACCTCCACCACAAGGCCGGTCACCGCGCGGTGGAGGCCGTTTCTCTGTGGGGGCTCGGCGACACCCTGCACGATCTTGGACGACATGACGAGGCGCAGAAGTGCTGGCACCAGTCAGCTCGGATTCTGTGTGACGTCCACCTCATCACCGAGGAGGAGCTGGGGGTCCTGCTCGCCCAGGACCTCCCTCAGCCTCCCGAGCCCGTCAAGCACTTCTAG
- a CDS encoding tetratricopeptide repeat protein: MTEDPGDTGGLGIAHDTLADSYRRRPAAPGGRGVPASDPTPARGRIHHGHPPCSHWWLGHTLHDLGRHEEARESWRESLDLLREASLLAPIEGTDYLAQPVPDTPESIRNQL; encoded by the coding sequence ATGACGGAGGACCCAGGCGATACCGGTGGCCTCGGCATCGCCCACGACACCCTCGCCGACTCCTACCGCAGGCGGCCTGCTGCGCCAGGCGGTCGAGGAGTACCGGCAAGCGATCCAACTCCAGCGCGAGGCCGGATTCACCATGGGCACCCGCCGTGTTCCCACTGGTGGCTCGGCCACACCCTGCACGACCTGGGGCGGCACGAGGAGGCCAGGGAGTCCTGGCGGGAGTCGCTGGACCTCCTGCGCGAAGCCAGCCTCCTCGCCCCCATCGAGGGGACGGACTACCTCGCGCAGCCGGTCCCGGACACGCCGGAATCGATCAGGAACCAGCTGTGA
- a CDS encoding tyrosine-type recombinase/integrase: MGGTVVLEEKWPVLVRHERAAEWLRVWTDLGRAPRTIDAYARGLAEYLAMCDREGVDPLAANRAHVAAYVRELTERPSHKGANVMSIDSGSGLANATIQQRLVPVRLFYDYLMEEGLREFNPVGRGRYTPGRRHGGHRRGLVPRLTKLPWIPTEQQWTDILAVAADEPVRNRVMLALAYDAALRREELCSLRTDDLDPAHRTLRVRAETTKNRRERVVPYSAPTGVLLSGYLTHRATISRARGPLFLSESRRNHAQPLSLWTWSKVVRRIALAAGLPRFSTHTTRHLCLTDLARMGWELHAIATFAGHRSTDSTLTYIHLSGRDLADKLTKGMNQIHAWRVEMLARLGEQGLGAVRR; this comes from the coding sequence TTGGGCGGCACGGTGGTGCTGGAGGAGAAATGGCCGGTCCTGGTCAGGCACGAGCGGGCGGCCGAATGGCTGCGGGTGTGGACCGATCTCGGGCGGGCACCTCGGACGATCGACGCGTACGCGCGAGGGCTGGCCGAGTACCTGGCTATGTGCGACCGGGAGGGCGTCGACCCGCTGGCCGCGAACCGGGCGCACGTCGCCGCCTACGTGCGTGAGCTGACTGAGCGTCCCAGCCACAAGGGCGCGAACGTGATGTCGATCGACTCCGGGTCGGGCCTAGCCAACGCCACCATCCAGCAGCGGTTGGTTCCCGTCCGGCTGTTCTACGACTACCTGATGGAGGAAGGGCTGCGGGAGTTCAACCCGGTCGGCCGGGGCCGTTACACGCCCGGTCGTCGTCACGGCGGGCATCGGCGGGGCCTGGTGCCGAGGCTGACCAAGCTGCCGTGGATCCCCACTGAGCAGCAGTGGACGGACATCCTGGCTGTCGCCGCTGATGAGCCGGTCCGCAACCGGGTGATGCTCGCGTTGGCATACGACGCGGCGTTGCGCCGGGAGGAGTTGTGCTCGCTGCGCACCGATGACCTGGACCCGGCCCACCGGACGCTGCGGGTGCGGGCAGAGACGACGAAGAACCGACGGGAGCGTGTGGTGCCGTACTCCGCGCCTACCGGCGTGCTGCTGTCCGGCTACCTTACTCACCGCGCCACGATCAGCCGGGCACGCGGGCCGCTGTTCCTGTCGGAGTCGCGCCGCAACCACGCTCAACCGCTGAGCCTGTGGACCTGGTCCAAGGTCGTCCGCCGGATCGCCCTGGCCGCCGGCCTCCCGCGTTTCTCCACCCACACCACCCGGCACCTGTGCCTGACCGACCTGGCCCGGATGGGGTGGGAACTGCACGCCATCGCCACCTTCGCCGGCCACCGCTCGACCGACTCGACGCTCACCTACATTCACTTGTCCGGCCGCGACCTGGCGGACAAGCTCACCAAGGGCATGAATCAGATCCATGCCTGGCGCGTGGAGATGCTCGCCCGCCTCGGCGAGCAGGGGCTCGGAGCCGTGCGCCGGTGA
- a CDS encoding tyrosine-type recombinase/integrase — MAVDTAAADVTWTWPFDPSRYQQRDGLTAQEVSALQQLGTDLRRRPGRHNPDAPGWTAIEWLLHPLDDVRASLWCPDSTYQRQGMNDAIALILLRCIGQGRTFWCWTAEDWLQLIGVGTAEFRKSSPGWVDGTARSTLAAYAYLLSGFTDFDRLGGFQRLPLSRRVFGEELVEQAHQQVKRVLYGWGYRIESDVDSRISPVLCQALLLNRSPLLQDLTTEAFARLRQHPAMRRPHIGALHAIQRAVASIGFCEPPPSPFRGRMPEIEGTARPWADWVERWHATSTLAPKTRATARSVLSKIGRWLAEEHPEITEPGQWTRRTCASWIAALDRMSIGDYVQRRGGLGDRQGQPISAETKAGYLTATRAFFRDCQEWEWIPRRFDPTRALATPRTVLAMLGPDPRVIADDIWAKLLWAGLNIQPEDLPTSYNSLRYPLEFLRAVSLAWLFSGQRSAEIARLRVGCVRWQHDGFSIPGDSREVLARDAVCLLDVPTHKTGTAFTKPVDPLLGKAIEAWEAARPSQPILTDRKTGDQVHLLFALRAHAMDKTYINRTIIPALCRKAGVPAADARGAITSHRARSTIASQLYNAKEPMTLFELQAWLGHRSPESTQHYAKITPNTLARAYNDAGYFERNVRTIEVLVDRDAVTSGAAANGEPWQYYDLGHGYCTYTFFEQCPHRMACARCDFYTPKTSSKGQLLEAKDNLQRMRANVPLTDDERAAVDDGQAALDKLLERLADIPTPSGATPRQIGIPAQATLLPVIAVNQKPT; from the coding sequence GTGGCCGTCGACACGGCGGCCGCGGACGTCACGTGGACATGGCCGTTCGACCCGTCTCGCTACCAGCAGCGCGATGGTCTTACTGCCCAGGAGGTGTCAGCGCTTCAGCAGCTGGGCACCGACCTGCGTCGCCGGCCAGGCCGCCACAACCCCGACGCTCCGGGGTGGACAGCCATCGAATGGCTGCTCCACCCGCTCGACGACGTCCGGGCGTCATTGTGGTGCCCGGACAGCACATACCAACGCCAGGGCATGAACGACGCCATCGCCCTGATCCTGCTGCGCTGCATCGGGCAGGGCAGGACGTTCTGGTGCTGGACCGCAGAGGACTGGCTTCAGCTGATCGGCGTCGGCACCGCGGAGTTCCGCAAGTCCAGCCCAGGGTGGGTCGATGGGACCGCGCGGTCGACCCTAGCCGCATACGCCTACCTGCTTAGCGGCTTCACCGACTTCGACCGCCTCGGTGGGTTCCAGCGCCTCCCGCTGAGCCGACGCGTGTTCGGTGAAGAACTCGTCGAACAGGCCCACCAGCAGGTCAAGCGGGTCCTCTACGGATGGGGCTACCGGATCGAGTCCGACGTGGACTCTCGAATCTCTCCGGTCCTCTGCCAGGCCCTTCTGCTCAACCGCAGCCCACTGCTGCAAGACCTGACCACCGAGGCGTTCGCCCGGCTGCGCCAACACCCCGCTATGCGACGCCCACACATCGGGGCCCTGCATGCCATCCAACGCGCCGTCGCCTCCATCGGCTTCTGCGAACCCCCACCCTCCCCTTTTCGGGGGCGGATGCCTGAAATCGAGGGCACCGCGCGGCCGTGGGCGGATTGGGTCGAGCGGTGGCACGCCACCTCCACGCTCGCACCCAAGACCCGCGCGACCGCTCGCAGCGTCTTATCCAAGATCGGCCGCTGGCTCGCTGAGGAACACCCGGAGATCACCGAACCCGGCCAGTGGACCCGGCGGACCTGCGCGTCCTGGATCGCCGCGCTGGATCGGATGAGTATCGGTGACTACGTCCAGCGACGCGGCGGCCTGGGCGACAGGCAAGGACAGCCGATCTCCGCAGAAACCAAGGCCGGCTACCTGACCGCGACCAGGGCGTTCTTCCGCGACTGCCAGGAGTGGGAGTGGATCCCCCGACGCTTCGACCCCACTCGAGCCCTCGCCACGCCCAGAACCGTCCTGGCGATGCTCGGACCGGACCCCCGCGTGATCGCCGACGACATCTGGGCCAAGCTGCTCTGGGCCGGGCTGAACATCCAGCCCGAGGACTTGCCGACCAGCTACAACAGCCTTCGCTACCCCCTTGAGTTCCTCCGGGCTGTATCCCTGGCCTGGCTCTTCAGCGGCCAGCGCAGCGCGGAGATCGCCCGACTGCGAGTCGGCTGCGTCCGCTGGCAGCACGACGGATTCTCCATCCCCGGCGACTCCCGCGAGGTCCTGGCCCGGGACGCGGTCTGCCTCCTGGACGTGCCCACCCACAAGACCGGCACCGCGTTCACCAAACCGGTCGATCCGTTGCTGGGCAAGGCGATCGAGGCATGGGAGGCCGCTCGGCCGAGCCAGCCGATCCTGACGGATCGCAAGACCGGAGACCAAGTGCACCTGCTGTTCGCGCTGCGGGCCCACGCGATGGACAAGACCTACATCAACAGGACGATCATCCCCGCCCTATGCCGCAAGGCCGGAGTTCCCGCCGCGGACGCGCGTGGCGCCATCACCAGCCACCGGGCACGGTCCACAATCGCCAGCCAGCTCTACAACGCCAAAGAGCCGATGACCCTGTTCGAGCTGCAAGCATGGCTCGGGCACCGAAGCCCGGAATCGACCCAGCACTACGCCAAGATCACGCCGAACACGCTGGCCAGAGCCTACAACGACGCCGGCTACTTCGAACGCAACGTGCGCACCATCGAGGTCCTCGTCGACCGGGACGCCGTCACCTCCGGCGCCGCCGCGAATGGCGAGCCCTGGCAGTACTACGACCTCGGACACGGCTACTGCACCTACACCTTCTTCGAGCAGTGCCCACATCGAATGGCCTGCGCCCGCTGCGACTTCTACACCCCGAAGACGTCCAGCAAGGGCCAACTCCTGGAGGCCAAGGACAACCTCCAGCGCATGCGGGCCAACGTTCCGCTCACCGACGACGAACGAGCGGCCGTCGACGACGGCCAGGCCGCCCTTGACAAGCTTCTGGAACGTCTCGCCGACATCCCCACACCGTCCGGTGCGACGCCGCGGCAGATCGGCATTCCAGCCCAGGCGACGCTGCTCCCGGTCATCGCTGTCAACCAGAAGCCGACCTAA